Proteins from one Apis cerana isolate GH-2021 linkage group LG11, AcerK_1.0, whole genome shotgun sequence genomic window:
- the LOC107998583 gene encoding splicing factor U2AF 50 kDa subunit isoform X2 produces MGEDYNGDRDRQDREKDRDRDRDRDRRHRSRSRDRRKRSRSRSKDRRDRKRSSSPKKSRSSRRRKASLYWDVPPPGFEHITPLQYKAMQAAGQIPANIVADTPQAAVPVVGSTITRQARRLYVGNIPFGVTEEEMMEFFNQQMHLSGLAQAAGNPVLACQINLDKNFAFLEFRSIDETTQAMAFDSINFKGQSLKIRRPHDYQPMPGMTDNPSMNVPDSPHKIFIGGLPNYLNEEQVKELLMSFGQLRAFNLVKDSATGLSKGYAFCEYVDVSMTDQAIAGLNGMQLGDKKLIVQRASVGAKNPMIGAQAPVQIQVPGLSMVGTSGPATEVLCLLNMVTPEELMEEEEYEDILEDIKEECNKYGVVRSVEIPRPIEGVDVPGCGKVFVEFNSVIDCQKAQQTLTGRKFNNRVVVTSYFDPDKYHRREF; encoded by the exons ATCGAGATCGTCAAGATCGTGAAAAGGATAGGGATAGGGATAGAGATCGTGATAGAAGACACAGATCTCGTAGTAGAGATCGTAGAAAACGTTCTCGTTCACGTTCCAAAGATCGaagagatagaaaaagaagtaGTTCACCTAAAAAAAGTCGCAGttctagaagaagaaaagcatCTCTTTATTGGGATGTTCCACCACCTGGATTTGAACATATTACTCCTTTGCAG tATAAAGCTATGCAAGCTGCAGGACAAATACCTGCAAACATTGTGGCAGATACACCGCAAGCAGCTGTACCAGTTGTTGGCAGTACGATAACTCGTCAAGCAAGGAGACTTTATGTAGGAAACATTCCATTTGGTGTGACTGAAGAAGAAATGATGGAGTTTTTTAATCAACAAATGCATCTATCTGGTCTTGCTCAAGCTGCTGGAAATCCAGTATTAGCATGTCAGatcaatttagataaaaacttTGCTTTCTTAGAg TTCCGTTCAATAGATGAAACAACACAAGCTATGGCATTTGATAGTATCAACTTCAAAGGACAAAgcttaaaaataagaagaccACATGATTATCAGCCAATGCCAGGAATGACTGATAATCCAAGTATGAACGTGCCAG attctcCTCACAAGATCTTCATTGGTGGTTTACCCAATTACTTGAATGAGGAACAG GTGAAGGAGTTACTGATGAGTTTTGGACAACTAAGAGCATTCAATCTAGTAAAGGATTCAGCTACAGGTCTATCCAAGGGTTATGCATTCTGCGAATACGTTGATGTATCAATGACTGATCAAGCAATTGCTGGATTAAATGGAATGCAGTTAGGAGACAAGAAATTGATTGTTCAACGAGCTAGTGTTGGTGCCAAGAATCCTATGATTGGTGCACAAGCTCCAGTCCAAATTCAGGTACCTGGACTATCAATGGTGGGCACAAGTGGACCTGCTACTGag gttCTTTGTTTGCTAAATATGGTAACACCAGAAGAAttaatggaagaagaagaatatgaaGATATTTTAGAAGACATCAAAGaagaatgtaataaatatggtGTGGTTCGATCTGTGGAAATACCCAGACCTATAGAAGGAGTTGATGTACCTGGATGTGGAAAA gTATTTGTCGAATTTAATAGCGTGATTGATTGTCAGAAAGCACAGCAGACTCTAACAGGacgaaaattcaataatcgtGTTGTTGTAACATCGTATTTTGATCCTGACAAATATCATCgcagagaattttaa
- the LOC107998583 gene encoding splicing factor U2AF 50 kDa subunit isoform X1 gives MGEDYNGDRDRQDREKDRDRDRDRDRRHRSRSRDRRKRSRSRSKDRRDRKRSSSPKKSRSSRRRKASLYWDVPPPGFEHITPLQYKAMQAAGQIPANIVADTPQAAVPVVGSTITRQARRLYVGNIPFGVTEEEMMEFFNQQMHLSGLAQAAGNPVLACQINLDKNFAFLEFRSIDETTQAMAFDSINFKGQSLKIRRPHDYQPMPGMTDNPSMNVPGTVPDSPHKIFIGGLPNYLNEEQVKELLMSFGQLRAFNLVKDSATGLSKGYAFCEYVDVSMTDQAIAGLNGMQLGDKKLIVQRASVGAKNPMIGAQAPVQIQVPGLSMVGTSGPATEVLCLLNMVTPEELMEEEEYEDILEDIKEECNKYGVVRSVEIPRPIEGVDVPGCGKVFVEFNSVIDCQKAQQTLTGRKFNNRVVVTSYFDPDKYHRREF, from the exons ATCGAGATCGTCAAGATCGTGAAAAGGATAGGGATAGGGATAGAGATCGTGATAGAAGACACAGATCTCGTAGTAGAGATCGTAGAAAACGTTCTCGTTCACGTTCCAAAGATCGaagagatagaaaaagaagtaGTTCACCTAAAAAAAGTCGCAGttctagaagaagaaaagcatCTCTTTATTGGGATGTTCCACCACCTGGATTTGAACATATTACTCCTTTGCAG tATAAAGCTATGCAAGCTGCAGGACAAATACCTGCAAACATTGTGGCAGATACACCGCAAGCAGCTGTACCAGTTGTTGGCAGTACGATAACTCGTCAAGCAAGGAGACTTTATGTAGGAAACATTCCATTTGGTGTGACTGAAGAAGAAATGATGGAGTTTTTTAATCAACAAATGCATCTATCTGGTCTTGCTCAAGCTGCTGGAAATCCAGTATTAGCATGTCAGatcaatttagataaaaacttTGCTTTCTTAGAg TTCCGTTCAATAGATGAAACAACACAAGCTATGGCATTTGATAGTATCAACTTCAAAGGACAAAgcttaaaaataagaagaccACATGATTATCAGCCAATGCCAGGAATGACTGATAATCCAAGTATGAACGTGCCAGGTACGGTTCCCG attctcCTCACAAGATCTTCATTGGTGGTTTACCCAATTACTTGAATGAGGAACAG GTGAAGGAGTTACTGATGAGTTTTGGACAACTAAGAGCATTCAATCTAGTAAAGGATTCAGCTACAGGTCTATCCAAGGGTTATGCATTCTGCGAATACGTTGATGTATCAATGACTGATCAAGCAATTGCTGGATTAAATGGAATGCAGTTAGGAGACAAGAAATTGATTGTTCAACGAGCTAGTGTTGGTGCCAAGAATCCTATGATTGGTGCACAAGCTCCAGTCCAAATTCAGGTACCTGGACTATCAATGGTGGGCACAAGTGGACCTGCTACTGag gttCTTTGTTTGCTAAATATGGTAACACCAGAAGAAttaatggaagaagaagaatatgaaGATATTTTAGAAGACATCAAAGaagaatgtaataaatatggtGTGGTTCGATCTGTGGAAATACCCAGACCTATAGAAGGAGTTGATGTACCTGGATGTGGAAAA gTATTTGTCGAATTTAATAGCGTGATTGATTGTCAGAAAGCACAGCAGACTCTAACAGGacgaaaattcaataatcgtGTTGTTGTAACATCGTATTTTGATCCTGACAAATATCATCgcagagaattttaa
- the LOC107998583 gene encoding splicing factor U2AF 50 kDa subunit isoform X3, with protein MDRDRQDREKDRDRDRDRDRRHRSRSRDRRKRSRSRSKDRRDRKRSSSPKKSRSSRRRKASLYWDVPPPGFEHITPLQYKAMQAAGQIPANIVADTPQAAVPVVGSTITRQARRLYVGNIPFGVTEEEMMEFFNQQMHLSGLAQAAGNPVLACQINLDKNFAFLEFRSIDETTQAMAFDSINFKGQSLKIRRPHDYQPMPGMTDNPSMNVPGTVPDSPHKIFIGGLPNYLNEEQVKELLMSFGQLRAFNLVKDSATGLSKGYAFCEYVDVSMTDQAIAGLNGMQLGDKKLIVQRASVGAKNPMIGAQAPVQIQVPGLSMVGTSGPATEVLCLLNMVTPEELMEEEEYEDILEDIKEECNKYGVVRSVEIPRPIEGVDVPGCGKVFVEFNSVIDCQKAQQTLTGRKFNNRVVVTSYFDPDKYHRREF; from the exons ATCGAGATCGTCAAGATCGTGAAAAGGATAGGGATAGGGATAGAGATCGTGATAGAAGACACAGATCTCGTAGTAGAGATCGTAGAAAACGTTCTCGTTCACGTTCCAAAGATCGaagagatagaaaaagaagtaGTTCACCTAAAAAAAGTCGCAGttctagaagaagaaaagcatCTCTTTATTGGGATGTTCCACCACCTGGATTTGAACATATTACTCCTTTGCAG tATAAAGCTATGCAAGCTGCAGGACAAATACCTGCAAACATTGTGGCAGATACACCGCAAGCAGCTGTACCAGTTGTTGGCAGTACGATAACTCGTCAAGCAAGGAGACTTTATGTAGGAAACATTCCATTTGGTGTGACTGAAGAAGAAATGATGGAGTTTTTTAATCAACAAATGCATCTATCTGGTCTTGCTCAAGCTGCTGGAAATCCAGTATTAGCATGTCAGatcaatttagataaaaacttTGCTTTCTTAGAg TTCCGTTCAATAGATGAAACAACACAAGCTATGGCATTTGATAGTATCAACTTCAAAGGACAAAgcttaaaaataagaagaccACATGATTATCAGCCAATGCCAGGAATGACTGATAATCCAAGTATGAACGTGCCAGGTACGGTTCCCG attctcCTCACAAGATCTTCATTGGTGGTTTACCCAATTACTTGAATGAGGAACAG GTGAAGGAGTTACTGATGAGTTTTGGACAACTAAGAGCATTCAATCTAGTAAAGGATTCAGCTACAGGTCTATCCAAGGGTTATGCATTCTGCGAATACGTTGATGTATCAATGACTGATCAAGCAATTGCTGGATTAAATGGAATGCAGTTAGGAGACAAGAAATTGATTGTTCAACGAGCTAGTGTTGGTGCCAAGAATCCTATGATTGGTGCACAAGCTCCAGTCCAAATTCAGGTACCTGGACTATCAATGGTGGGCACAAGTGGACCTGCTACTGag gttCTTTGTTTGCTAAATATGGTAACACCAGAAGAAttaatggaagaagaagaatatgaaGATATTTTAGAAGACATCAAAGaagaatgtaataaatatggtGTGGTTCGATCTGTGGAAATACCCAGACCTATAGAAGGAGTTGATGTACCTGGATGTGGAAAA gTATTTGTCGAATTTAATAGCGTGATTGATTGTCAGAAAGCACAGCAGACTCTAACAGGacgaaaattcaataatcgtGTTGTTGTAACATCGTATTTTGATCCTGACAAATATCATCgcagagaattttaa
- the LOC107998583 gene encoding splicing factor U2AF 50 kDa subunit isoform X4, with protein sequence MDRDRQDREKDRDRDRDRDRRHRSRSRDRRKRSRSRSKDRRDRKRSSSPKKSRSSRRRKASLYWDVPPPGFEHITPLQYKAMQAAGQIPANIVADTPQAAVPVVGSTITRQARRLYVGNIPFGVTEEEMMEFFNQQMHLSGLAQAAGNPVLACQINLDKNFAFLEFRSIDETTQAMAFDSINFKGQSLKIRRPHDYQPMPGMTDNPSMNVPDSPHKIFIGGLPNYLNEEQVKELLMSFGQLRAFNLVKDSATGLSKGYAFCEYVDVSMTDQAIAGLNGMQLGDKKLIVQRASVGAKNPMIGAQAPVQIQVPGLSMVGTSGPATEVLCLLNMVTPEELMEEEEYEDILEDIKEECNKYGVVRSVEIPRPIEGVDVPGCGKVFVEFNSVIDCQKAQQTLTGRKFNNRVVVTSYFDPDKYHRREF encoded by the exons ATCGAGATCGTCAAGATCGTGAAAAGGATAGGGATAGGGATAGAGATCGTGATAGAAGACACAGATCTCGTAGTAGAGATCGTAGAAAACGTTCTCGTTCACGTTCCAAAGATCGaagagatagaaaaagaagtaGTTCACCTAAAAAAAGTCGCAGttctagaagaagaaaagcatCTCTTTATTGGGATGTTCCACCACCTGGATTTGAACATATTACTCCTTTGCAG tATAAAGCTATGCAAGCTGCAGGACAAATACCTGCAAACATTGTGGCAGATACACCGCAAGCAGCTGTACCAGTTGTTGGCAGTACGATAACTCGTCAAGCAAGGAGACTTTATGTAGGAAACATTCCATTTGGTGTGACTGAAGAAGAAATGATGGAGTTTTTTAATCAACAAATGCATCTATCTGGTCTTGCTCAAGCTGCTGGAAATCCAGTATTAGCATGTCAGatcaatttagataaaaacttTGCTTTCTTAGAg TTCCGTTCAATAGATGAAACAACACAAGCTATGGCATTTGATAGTATCAACTTCAAAGGACAAAgcttaaaaataagaagaccACATGATTATCAGCCAATGCCAGGAATGACTGATAATCCAAGTATGAACGTGCCAG attctcCTCACAAGATCTTCATTGGTGGTTTACCCAATTACTTGAATGAGGAACAG GTGAAGGAGTTACTGATGAGTTTTGGACAACTAAGAGCATTCAATCTAGTAAAGGATTCAGCTACAGGTCTATCCAAGGGTTATGCATTCTGCGAATACGTTGATGTATCAATGACTGATCAAGCAATTGCTGGATTAAATGGAATGCAGTTAGGAGACAAGAAATTGATTGTTCAACGAGCTAGTGTTGGTGCCAAGAATCCTATGATTGGTGCACAAGCTCCAGTCCAAATTCAGGTACCTGGACTATCAATGGTGGGCACAAGTGGACCTGCTACTGag gttCTTTGTTTGCTAAATATGGTAACACCAGAAGAAttaatggaagaagaagaatatgaaGATATTTTAGAAGACATCAAAGaagaatgtaataaatatggtGTGGTTCGATCTGTGGAAATACCCAGACCTATAGAAGGAGTTGATGTACCTGGATGTGGAAAA gTATTTGTCGAATTTAATAGCGTGATTGATTGTCAGAAAGCACAGCAGACTCTAACAGGacgaaaattcaataatcgtGTTGTTGTAACATCGTATTTTGATCCTGACAAATATCATCgcagagaattttaa
- the LOC107998584 gene encoding uncharacterized protein LOC107998584, with translation MCSKKLLCYVTIGLLIMGIFMDGVEARRKILKGRKTITRRYYWGTVIPAWSIVLLIGISILLAGGGLYVLLQKFVVDNAEIEESHSYQPALQNEA, from the exons atgtgttccaaaaaattattatgttatgttacTATTGGTTTAC taATTATGGGAATCTTTATGGATGGTGTCGAAGCAAGacgtaaaattttgaaaggtCGAAAAACAATTACAAGACGTTATTAtt gGGGAACCGTAATACCAGCATGGTCCATAGTACTTTTGATAGGAATCAGTATATTACTTGCTGGTGGTGgactttatgtattattacaaaaatttgtagTTGATAATGCTGAGATTGAAGAAAGTCATTCATATCAACCTGCATTACAAAATGAAgcttga
- the LOC107998541 gene encoding (E3-independent) E2 ubiquitin-conjugating enzyme UBE2O → MATNFGVECQYFYEDVVYRVDKKGNVVFGIVMENDDQDLSEESSDSEESPKRKKGEIRVVWHPSGVEELVSSKKVHLADRTLMPGDVVRRMIKGKDTQRGYCRDIELTACVQVIGTKQVLTNIRSEDLVPLEEFATDIAVCMDSWVGGIKMANFKLWLTTPDGSRCVINETDSRVLGQLEERRDNDNDFPHSSEFYPGQSLWGPVHCLEDAQWITCTKEMKAKRKSKPQKLTKVIVEKVETDWVGVHWQCRAYSKDGAWSDQAQPKFVVQGENLKKLKLLNVFEPSTVQVGDRNFYVIKGDENVITREQWRKQQRDIFQVPKHSPKKTRPNISVTKPAEDKKKEKDKDKVNEQQTEENAHNNINNLQNITSNNTLMPPVQNQNTESSDDWDTEDTGSQSDSASVSSGCSSMSSMGKKKKGPALMTKVLKKKKLCKARKKVPPVPLIAGTKIVVETLSTSTKANVVWQDGSVEFGIPSTQLYPIHHLDDKEFFPGDFVVDQKEESRMYGVVQSVDHQGRTAKIKWFKTYTSTQSPQPTLLEEREVSVYDLKDHPDFQYRPGTLVIRIANFEGEDAGCTAGQVLDNYPEGRVKVWWVDGHVSMCWPQDLYKVGEYDSDEGELWDDVSSDASWETELEDCFIADTDGTEQTELENIKPKLAAHIEKARIAMSRLEEIFTQNPSLQTTEVMRKLLEVYKDCRYMDKLMGTSFFHECHFQGLLERVRERGRANVAQRMADQVTRLFTHKSDGSEENIDKNSTENSNNIVQSGSNLCEKIITTVTDMTESTENKNDEITNKKNIKDEESIDRLFINVNPNPEDSGLYSAENSKKESGSSESSGEFLLSEDVNNVPDRSVEKSETSKISKSQMHITSSHVASSQVCVKLCTLIKAQLVLAHAEVSRRFGLSKMSLSDAEKGSSPLKKQKKEEEKRIELLQEPSECSIEIPPPVYAEGEGFSIEETAPDSHKFKLTMFQPTDPTNFFRTVSKELKLLKSSLPPGIWVKGFEDRIDLYSVMFRGPEKTPYEDGLFLFDFQLSADYPAAPPLCHYISYCNDRLNPNLYEDGKVCVSLLGTWSGRGTEVWTSSSTLLQVIVSIQGLILVPEPYFNEAGFDKQKGSQQGKENSRMYNEMVVLKLVQAQTKLLQHPPPVFKDIIIEHFKRHAKKLLQRLELWMEISEQHNNQHPLSPVTPTTFKQISDVDNKILPEFPLIPASRGFCITLRKTLATFKEVLINENIIERNSDIHGCENLKEQTKNENYEANKIADNNIVEHSSKKRNEENCKLTPNGNLSKDRISSSSTNICSTPLSETKKTTSDHTIS, encoded by the exons ATGGCTACGAACTTTGGCGTAGAGTGCCAGTACTTTTACGAAGATGTTGTCTATCGTGTGGATAAGAAAGGAAACGTTGTGTTTGGAATCGTTATGGAAAATGACGATCAGGATTTATCCGAAGAAAGTTCTGACAGCGAAGAGAGcccgaaaagaaaaaagggcgAGATTCGCGTGGTCTGGCATCCCTCCGGTGTCGAGGAATTGGTCAGCTCAAAGAAg gtaCATTTAGCAGACAGAACACTTATGCCAGGAGATGTTGTACGTCGAATGATTAAAGGAAAGGATACACAAAGAGGATATTGTAGAGATATTGAGCTTACTGCCTGTGTTCAAGTGATTGGTACTAAACAAGTCCTTACCAATATTAGGAGTGAAGATTTAGTTCCTTTGGAA GAATTTGCAACAGATATAGCTGTCTGTATGGATTCATGGGTTGGTGGTATAAAAAtggcaaattttaaattatggcTTACTACACCTGATGGATCTCGTTGTGTTATAAATGAAACAGATTCTCGTGTCTTAGGACAATTAGAGGAGAGACGTGACAAT gacAATGATTTTCCTCATTCTTCTGAATTTTATCCTGGTCAAAGTTTATGGGGACCAGTTCACTGCCTAGAGGATGCACAATGGATTACATGtacaaaagaaatgaaagCAAAGAGAAAATCTAAGCCACAGAAATTAACAAAAGTAATTGTAGAAAAGGTAGAAACAGATTGGGTAGGAGTGCATTGGCAGTGTAGAGCATATTCAAAGGATGGTGCTTGGTCAGATCAAGCTCAGCCAAAATTTGTAGTTCAaggagaaaatttgaaaaaattaaaattattgaatgtttttgAACCATCTACTGTGCAAGTAggggatcgaaatttttatgtgaTTAAAGGTGATGAAAATGTCATTACAAGAGAACAATGGAGAAAGCAACAAAGAGACATTTTTCAAGTTCCTAAACATAGTCCAAAGAAAACACGTCCAAATATCAGTGTTACAAAACCAGctgaagataaaaagaaggaaaaagataaagataaagttaATGAACAACAAACAGAAGAAAATGctcacaataatattaataatttacaaaatataacaagCAATAATACCTTAATGCCTCCAGTACAAAATCAGAATACTGAAAGTTCAGATGATTGGGATACAGAAGATACTGGATCGCAAAGCGATAGTGCTTCa gTATCTAGTGGATGTTCCAGTATGTCATCTAtgggtaaaaagaaaaagggtcCAGCTTTAATGACAAaggtattaaaaaagaagaaactttgtaaagcaagaaaaaaagttCCACCAGTTCCACTAATTGCAGGAACTAAAATTGTTGTTGAAACATTATCTACAAGTACAAAAGCTAATGTTGTATGGCAAGATGGTTCAGTAGAATttg GTATTCCATCAACACAACTTTATCCAATTCATCATTTAGATGATAAAGAATTCTTCCCAGGTGATTTTGTAGTTGatcaaaaagaagaatctAGAATGTATGGTGTAGTTCAAAGTGTTGACCATCAAGGTAGAACAGCTAAAATAAAATGGTTTAAAACATACACTTCTACTCAAAGTCCTCa acCAACTTTACTAGAAGAACGTGAAGTTAgtgtatatgatttaaaagatCATCCAGACTTTCAATATAGACCAGGTACATTAGTAATTCGAATAGCTAATTTTGAAGGTGAAGATGCTGGTTGTACTGCTGGTCAAGTTCTAGATAATTATCCAGAAGGACGAGTTAAAGTGTGGTGGGTTGATGGACATGTAAGTATGTGTTGGCCTCAAGATTTGTATAAAGTAGGTGAATATGATAGTGACGAAGGAGAACTATGGGACGATGTATCGTCTGACGCATCATGGGAAACAGAATTGGAAGACTGCTTTATCGCTGATACAGATGGTACAGAACAAacagaattagaaaatataaaaccaAAACTGGCCGCACACATCGAAAAAGCTCGCATTGCAATGTCTagattagaagaaatttttactcaAAATCCTTCACTTCAAACAACTGAAGttatgagaaaattattagaagtTTATAAAGATTGTCGATACATGGATAAACTTATGGGAACTTCTTTCTTTCACGAATGTCATTTTCAAGGACTTCTGGAAAGAGTCCGAGAACGTGGTCGAGCAAATGTAGCACAACGTATGGCGGATCAAGTAACAAGATTATTTACACATAAATCTGATGGATCggaagaaaatatagataaaaacagtacagaaaattctaataatattgtacaatCAGGAAGTAATctttgtgaaaaaattattactactgTAACAGACATGACAGAATCtacggaaaataaaaatgacgaaattaccaataaaaaaaatataaaagatgaagAATCAATtgatcgtttatttattaacgttaATCCTAATCCTGAGGATTCTGGATTATATTCTGcagaaaattcaaagaaagaatCGGGTTCTAGTGAATCAAGTGGGGAATTTCTACTTAGCGAGGATGTAAATAATGTACCTGATCGTTCAGTAGAAAAATCAGAAACAAGTAAAATTTCCAAGTCTCAAATGCATATAACAAGTTCTCACGTAGCTAGTTCTCAAGTTTGTGTTAAATTATGTACTCTAATAAAAGCACAACTCGTATTGGCGCATGCAGAAGTTTCTAGACGATTCGGATTATCTAAGATGTCATTATCTGATGCAGAAAAGGGATCATCACCTttgaagaaacaaaagaaagaagaagaaaaacgtaTAGAATTGTTACAAGAACCATCAGAATGTTCCATAGAAATCCCACCACCAGTATATGCAGAAGGGGAAGGATTTTCTATAGAAGAGACTGCACCAGAtagtcataaatttaaattaacaatgttTCAGCCTACGGATCCTACAAACTTTTTCAGAACTGTTTCTAAAGAATTAAAGCTTTTGAAGAGTTCTCTTCCACCTGGTATATGGGTAAAAGGATTTGAAGATAGAATAGACTTGTATTCTGTAATGTTTCGTGGACCTGAGAAAACACCATATGAAGAtggtctttttctttttgattttcaattatccgCTGATTATCCTGCTGCTCCACCACTTTgccattatatttcttattgtaATGATAGGTTAAATCCTAATCTATATGAAGATGGTAAAGTATGTGTAAGTTTACTCGGAACTTGGTCTGGTCGTGGAACAGAAGTATGGACAAGTTCTTCAACTCTATTGCAAGTTATAGTCTCAATTCAAGGCCTTATTCTCGTACCCGAACCATATTTTAATGAAGCTGGATTTGACAAACAAAAAGGTTCTCaacaaggaaaagaaaattcaagaatGTATAATGAAATGGTTGTATTGAAATTGGTTCAAGCTCaaactaaattattacaaCATCCACCTCctgtatttaaagatattatcatTGAACATTTCAAGAGACATGCAAAAAAATTACTGCAACGTTTAGAATTGTGGATGGAAATTTCTGAACAACATAATAATCAACATCCATTATCTCCAGTAACACCTACtacttttaaacaaatatccgATGTTG ataacaaaattttaccaGAATTTCCATTAATACCAGCGTCCAGAGGTTTCTGTATAACACTCCGTAAAACTTTAGCTACATTCAAAgaagtattaattaatgaaaatattatagaaagaaaCAGCGATATACATGGTTgcgaaaatttgaaagaacaaACAAAGAATGAGAATTATGaagcaaataaaattgctgataataatatagtggAACATagtagtaaaaaaagaaatgaagaaaactGCAAATTAACTCCAAACGGTAATCTATCGAAGGACCGTATTTCATCTTCCTCGACGAATATTTGTTCTACGCCATTAAGTGAAACGAAGAAAACTACGTCGGATCATACTATCAGCTAG
- the LOC107998546 gene encoding uncharacterized protein LOC107998546: MTVSNPLIKELKGWTKKLTESDIGIDEENKDLPFFYKSLEKCFQKGILMRLNPIGFPKLPDAWYWLEEIAEKHFSSCCTYSLVVEQVKKNPKVYTPTGRLRLLIKTCLIRKCLHMPVEMLVRTPLMSTDYYDRNSILGDNILGEIFLSVLLQSSKLNFKLNLRNCSFLDESWQLPECVALELVPCKSLGISVCFTKGRALIVNLDKNSVAAEDDKVEIGDILDEINGNAITSNTRGQLRKFMKKTVGQPVCLYVIKHRNKKTYELYAPIVHLIKSSGIEGLKKILKRFNSEIQDENEKTEIIKSENKSLNAGFSVKYCGSIYIGTKGDVKQIERAILQVLKSEEIKLVPVKFECLELGIRVTQDSNDMVICKQSYMEISSCGRTGNIPNYFAFISGDTNCNLATKFDAYVFYHQNENEVQTILQSLGQGFQRTHFAV, translated from the exons ATGACGGTCTCAAATCCTCttattaaagaattgaaag GTTGGACAAAGAAATTAACTGAAAGTGACATTGGGATTGATGAAGAAAACAAAGATctaccttttttttataaaagtttagaaaaatgttttcaaaaagGAATATTGATGCGTTTAAATCCAATAGGTTTTCCAAAATTACCTGATGCTTGGTATTGGTTGGAAGAAATTGCAGAAAAACATTTTAg ttctTGTTGCACTTATTCTTTGGTTGTTGaacaagtgaaaaaaaatccaaaagttTATACACCTACTGGACGTCTTaggcttttaattaaaacatgttTGATACGAAAGTGCCTTCATATGCCAGTTGAAATGTtg gtCAGAACACCATTAATGTCTACTGACTATTATGATAGAAACAGTATTCTGGGAGATAATATTcttggagaaatatttttatcagtaTTACTGCAAAgcagtaaattaaattttaaattgaatttacgaAATTGTAGCTTTTTAGATGAATCTTGGCAATTACCAGAATGTGTGGCTTTGGAATTAGTACCATGTAAAAGTTTAGGTATTTCTGTGTG tTTTACAAAAGGAAGAGCTTTAATAGTTAACTTGGATAAAAATTCTGTGGCTGCAGAAGAT gataaagttgaaattggagatattttagatgaaataaatggaaatgcTATAACATCCAATACTAGAGGACAATTacgtaaatttatgaaaaaaactgTAGGTCAACCAGTCTGCctatatgtaattaaa catcgtaataaaaaaacttatgaaTTATATGCACCAATTGTTCATCTTATAAAAAGTTCAGGTATTGaaggtttaaaaaaaattttaaaaagatttaattctgaaatacaagatgaaaatgaaaaaactgaaataattaaatcagaaaataaatCACTGAATGCTGGTTTCTCTGTTAAATATTGtggttctatatatattggtACAAAAGGGGATGTTAAACAAATAGAAAGAGCAATTTTGCAAGTATTAAAatcagaagaaataaaattagtgcCTGTGAAATTTGAATGCCTGGAACTAGGAATTAGAGTGACTCAAGATTCAAATGACATg gTGATATGTAAACAAAGTTACATGGAAATTTCATCTTGTGGTCGTACAGGAAACATTCctaattattttgcatttatttcagg AGATACTAATTGCAATCTAGCAACTAAATTTGATGCATATGtattttatcatcaaaatgaaaatgaagtgCAAACTATATTACAAAGTTTGGGTCAAGGATTTCAACGTACTCATTTTGCagtttaa